The Vibrio pomeroyi genome window below encodes:
- the rluF gene encoding 23S rRNA pseudouridine(2604) synthase RluF, producing MSQESQAKRLNKYISETGFCSRREADKLIDAGRVTINGKIPEMGTKVMPGDDVEIDNKPVRSKEKPIYIALNKPTGITCTTERDIPGNIVDFIGHHKRIFPIGRLDKPSDGLIFLTNDGDIVNKILRAGNNHEKEYVVRVDKPITGEFLQKMAAGVPILDTVTLPCKVEKETKFSFRITLTQGLNRQIRRMCEALGYEVFKLRRVRIMNISLDGIPNGKWRYLSDEEITEILAMCEGSVSTEDASKMNAKGQRIRKATDAKLFDSREENQTSTARRNQKENRTRTYRGNNADEFRHAPNSKRGRNSSNSESGGNTENWKSNSRSERSNSDRNSSDRNRTDRNNNDRKSGKPANRSQDSNRPNKPAPKRVGGTLGLKK from the coding sequence ATGTCACAAGAATCCCAAGCTAAACGCCTTAATAAGTACATCAGTGAAACTGGTTTTTGCTCACGCCGCGAAGCCGACAAACTCATTGATGCTGGCCGAGTTACTATCAATGGTAAGATCCCAGAGATGGGTACGAAAGTAATGCCAGGTGATGACGTTGAGATCGACAACAAGCCCGTTCGTTCGAAAGAAAAGCCTATCTATATTGCCCTGAATAAGCCGACCGGTATTACTTGTACTACTGAGCGAGATATTCCAGGCAACATCGTTGACTTTATTGGTCACCATAAGCGTATTTTCCCAATTGGTCGCCTTGATAAACCATCTGACGGTCTTATCTTCCTGACCAATGATGGTGACATCGTAAACAAGATTCTTCGCGCGGGTAACAACCACGAAAAAGAGTACGTAGTTCGTGTCGACAAGCCGATTACCGGTGAGTTCTTACAGAAAATGGCAGCGGGTGTTCCTATTTTGGATACGGTGACTTTGCCATGTAAAGTAGAGAAAGAGACTAAGTTTTCTTTCCGAATCACACTAACGCAAGGCCTTAACCGCCAAATCCGTCGCATGTGTGAAGCGCTTGGTTATGAAGTTTTCAAACTTCGCCGTGTACGTATTATGAACATCTCTTTAGACGGCATTCCAAATGGCAAATGGCGCTACCTGAGCGACGAAGAGATCACTGAAATCTTAGCGATGTGTGAAGGTTCAGTAAGTACTGAAGATGCGTCAAAGATGAACGCGAAAGGCCAGCGTATTCGCAAAGCGACGGACGCTAAACTTTTTGATAGCCGTGAAGAGAACCAAACCTCAACAGCACGCCGCAACCAAAAAGAGAACCGTACTCGTACTTATCGCGGTAACAATGCCGATGAATTCCGTCATGCGCCTAATTCAAAGCGTGGTCGTAACTCATCGAATAGTGAAAGCGGTGGCAATACCGAGAACTGGAAATCGAACTCTCGTTCAGAGCGCTCTAATTCAGATAGAAACAGTTCGGATCGTAATCGCACAGACCGTAACAACAACGATCGTAAAAGCGGTAAACCTGCAAACCGTAGCCAAGACTCAAACAGACCAAACAAACCGGCACCTAAGCGCGTTGGTGGTACATTAGGTCTTAAGAAGTAA
- the smrA gene encoding DNA endonuclease SmrA, giving the protein MSHDDDLDLFQEMMGDVKRIDHDTAEHQKVHRVTESHLAKREAAMWLSDDEKDYLSLDYSPMVKPDDVIAYKKDGVQEGVYKKLRLGKYPIQAKLDLHRKTLKDARNEVLSFLRQCLRMDVRTVIIVHGKGERSNPPAMMKSYVANWLTQINDVQCVHSAQQFHGGTGAVYVMLRKSNDKKLENRERHQKRSS; this is encoded by the coding sequence ATGTCTCATGATGACGATTTAGATCTATTCCAAGAAATGATGGGCGATGTGAAACGCATCGACCACGACACCGCTGAACACCAGAAAGTACACCGCGTAACGGAATCTCACCTAGCTAAGCGTGAAGCCGCAATGTGGCTATCTGACGACGAGAAAGATTACCTCTCGCTCGATTACTCTCCGATGGTGAAGCCCGATGATGTTATCGCCTATAAGAAAGATGGCGTTCAGGAAGGCGTATACAAAAAGCTACGTCTAGGTAAGTACCCTATTCAAGCCAAGCTGGATCTGCATAGAAAAACACTCAAAGACGCACGTAATGAAGTGCTTTCATTTTTGCGTCAATGTCTAAGGATGGATGTTCGTACCGTCATCATTGTTCATGGCAAAGGTGAACGTTCGAATCCACCAGCGATGATGAAAAGCTATGTCGCCAACTGGTTGACTCAAATTAACGATGTCCAGTGTGTGCATTCTGCTCAGCAATTTCATGGTGGAACAGGCGCGGTCTACGTCATGTTGAGAAAGAGCAATGACAAGAAGCTCGAAAACAGAGAACGACACCAGAAGCGATCAAGTTAG
- a CDS encoding DUF3149 domain-containing protein has translation MDFWLDLLFGNAVGLSSMIVIFGALGLMMFYGGFFIYKVMTDKSPH, from the coding sequence ATGGACTTTTGGCTAGATCTCCTATTTGGTAATGCGGTGGGACTATCTTCAATGATAGTAATCTTCGGGGCTCTGGGTCTCATGATGTTTTATGGAGGCTTCTTCATCTACAAAGTTATGACTGACAAATCTCCTCACTAG
- a CDS encoding LuxR C-terminal-related transcriptional regulator, with protein MAKSKVHQAILIAENNLQSTLLKESLEQKVNLSIRLISPEKLSFNSLQADNLDIIIIDYPIMTKDFIFKYQELRDDVICDTHEVLLNTPNDFPHTEMLKWQYLVGIFYVSDTLDKLVTGFNCILEDEMWMSRKLIYKYIRFYRERQCAKTSPYYLKLTKREQQIIKLLGEGASNTQIADTLYVSENTVKAHLHNTFKKIKVKNRLQALIWVKNNVATSEFVQ; from the coding sequence ATGGCTAAGTCGAAAGTTCATCAAGCCATTTTAATAGCCGAAAATAATTTACAGTCTACGCTGCTTAAAGAGTCATTAGAGCAAAAGGTGAACCTTAGTATTAGGCTTATATCCCCTGAAAAACTGAGTTTCAACTCATTGCAAGCTGACAATTTGGATATCATTATTATTGACTACCCAATAATGACCAAAGATTTTATCTTTAAATACCAAGAGCTTAGAGACGATGTAATATGTGACACCCATGAGGTATTGTTAAACACTCCAAACGACTTCCCACACACCGAGATGCTCAAATGGCAATATCTCGTTGGTATTTTCTATGTTTCAGACACACTTGATAAGCTTGTCACTGGCTTCAACTGCATCTTAGAAGACGAAATGTGGATGAGCAGGAAACTAATTTATAAGTACATTCGCTTTTATCGTGAAAGACAATGCGCAAAAACGAGCCCGTACTATTTAAAACTCACTAAACGTGAGCAACAAATCATCAAGCTGCTTGGTGAGGGCGCGTCCAACACTCAGATCGCCGACACACTCTACGTCAGTGAGAATACGGTCAAAGCACACCTTCACAACACGTTTAAAAAAATCAAGGTGAAGAATCGCTTACAGGCTCTGATTTGGGTGAAGAACAATGTCGCTACCAGTGAGTTCGTTCAATAA
- a CDS encoding curlin translates to MKVTQIGIIVGAILGFNAAYADNLPAPFPASEPALGVIEGTADLGISSTVAGIQPLAMDNTAVWQMGNGDNANVTINQNTSGVTDGHVALVDTHASYNSDVVVQQDGNLNEAHVKLRYVNNNAWVDQDGVSNQAQITVQPYGRSNDLRVTQVGNENISVVNALGGADYNEADVNVSGNSNTTYTEFSNASVDNNDVDIDISGDNNYVQTIVNTDVGGGDDNYVDIDLVNSSDNRVFTLQTGSHSDAIVSLTNSSSNQFMIEQTSYDTALVSGNGASGNVGIIYQN, encoded by the coding sequence ATGAAAGTTACACAAATTGGAATTATAGTCGGTGCTATTCTGGGCTTTAATGCAGCATACGCAGATAATTTACCTGCTCCTTTTCCAGCCTCTGAACCTGCGTTGGGGGTAATAGAAGGAACAGCCGATCTTGGGATATCATCGACAGTCGCTGGTATTCAACCTTTAGCGATGGATAATACTGCCGTTTGGCAAATGGGCAATGGCGATAATGCCAATGTCACTATTAACCAAAACACGTCTGGTGTTACTGATGGACATGTTGCACTAGTAGACACACATGCTAGCTATAACTCTGACGTTGTGGTTCAACAAGATGGCAATCTCAATGAAGCTCACGTTAAGCTACGCTATGTAAACAACAACGCTTGGGTTGATCAAGATGGTGTGAGTAACCAAGCCCAAATCACAGTTCAACCTTATGGTCGAAGCAATGATTTACGTGTTACACAAGTGGGTAATGAGAACATCTCTGTAGTTAATGCCCTAGGTGGTGCTGACTACAATGAAGCTGATGTGAATGTCTCTGGTAACTCCAATACAACCTATACCGAGTTTAGTAACGCGAGTGTTGACAATAATGATGTAGACATCGATATCAGCGGCGATAATAACTATGTTCAAACGATAGTAAATACCGATGTTGGTGGTGGCGATGATAACTATGTCGATATCGATCTCGTGAACAGTAGCGATAACCGAGTATTCACGTTACAAACAGGCTCTCATTCAGATGCCATTGTTAGCTTAACAAACAGCAGTTCAAACCAATTTATGATTGAGCAAACCTCTTATGATACTGCGCTAGTTTCAGGTAATGGCGCAAGTGGTAATGTCGGTATAATTTATCAAAATTAA
- a CDS encoding curlin subunit CsgB: MITRDASLIGLTCLYLSIGSFNSAIASDLEGSFLHNVNHDVVNEFNDLDLISSRDLDNYSEIDISDSSGSIAIIQQNSLGTSANNKAKIKQNGSSNSAYIGQIGKNNIALIDQDGSNNKAAIGQLGANSDALISQDGDNNLAVIGQANYSGQNSQLSIAQKGHGNTAYMVGSGGDNLGISQNGNDFAVINASSSMRIHINQAN; this comes from the coding sequence ATGATAACTAGGGACGCGTCACTTATCGGCTTAACTTGTTTATATTTATCAATAGGTAGTTTTAATAGTGCTATCGCTTCTGATTTGGAGGGGAGCTTTCTACACAACGTAAACCATGACGTCGTAAACGAGTTTAATGACTTAGATCTTATTTCGTCACGGGATTTGGATAACTACTCAGAAATAGATATATCCGACTCTTCAGGTTCCATTGCGATTATTCAACAAAATAGTCTAGGAACCAGCGCAAATAATAAAGCCAAGATCAAACAAAACGGAAGCTCTAATTCAGCTTATATAGGACAAATAGGCAAGAATAATATTGCTCTGATTGATCAGGATGGATCAAACAACAAAGCCGCTATTGGTCAGCTCGGAGCCAATTCCGACGCTCTAATCTCCCAAGATGGAGATAACAACTTGGCGGTGATAGGACAAGCGAATTACTCAGGACAAAACAGCCAATTAAGTATTGCTCAAAAAGGTCATGGCAATACGGCTTATATGGTTGGGTCTGGAGGAGACAATTTAGGAATTTCTCAAAACGGCAATGACTTTGCAGTAATCAACGCGTCTAGCTCAATGAGAATTCACATCAATCAAGCCAATTAG
- a CDS encoding curli production assembly/transport protein CsgE, which translates to MKLKLLTITFLSFVVHAGDESHGLENGAPLENGKKLEGSTNSLKEKFNDFSEVDGIIVDRTITRLGEDFYFFFSQSLNDSYPDLKENLTVKERPTALSGSIIEVQHSRKPIFRTALSPGRRQAKERAADATGVVGNYIIRWQAERLFQDTYDLDHDEF; encoded by the coding sequence ATGAAACTCAAGCTGCTTACAATTACTTTTCTCTCTTTTGTTGTTCATGCCGGAGATGAAAGTCATGGTCTTGAAAATGGTGCCCCGTTAGAAAATGGAAAGAAACTTGAGGGGTCGACGAACAGTCTTAAGGAAAAATTTAATGATTTTAGTGAAGTTGATGGAATCATCGTGGACAGAACCATTACGCGGTTGGGAGAGGATTTCTATTTTTTCTTCTCGCAATCGCTCAATGATAGTTATCCTGACCTTAAGGAAAATTTGACGGTAAAAGAAAGGCCAACAGCGTTATCTGGAAGCATCATAGAGGTTCAACACTCTAGGAAACCGATCTTCCGTACGGCGTTGTCTCCAGGCCGTAGACAAGCAAAAGAACGCGCTGCCGATGCAACAGGAGTGGTTGGAAATTACATCATCCGATGGCAAGCAGAGCGACTGTTTCAAGATACCTACGATCTAGACCATGATGAATTTTGA
- a CDS encoding curli production assembly protein CsgF — translation MSISLKKLALIVLFVSPSICSSELVYTPINPSFGGNALNSSHLFNHANAINDYDDPSARDIFGEQESALDRLASSLESRLISQLLADVGSGNTGQLETDDFFLNIVDDSGTLLVQIVDKKTGESTEISVAGLNPDL, via the coding sequence ATGTCTATATCATTAAAAAAATTGGCACTTATAGTGTTGTTCGTGTCGCCTTCGATTTGTTCGAGCGAATTGGTTTATACGCCCATAAATCCTAGTTTTGGAGGAAACGCACTAAACAGTTCCCACCTTTTTAATCATGCTAATGCCATTAACGATTATGACGACCCTAGTGCAAGGGATATTTTTGGTGAGCAAGAGTCCGCTCTAGATAGGTTGGCTTCAAGTTTGGAATCACGTTTGATCAGCCAGCTACTTGCTGATGTGGGGAGTGGTAATACTGGGCAACTTGAGACCGACGATTTCTTTCTGAACATTGTGGACGATTCTGGGACATTGTTGGTTCAAATTGTCGATAAAAAGACAGGGGAATCGACAGAAATCAGCGTTGCTGGGCTAAACCCAGACCTCTAA
- a CDS encoding curli production assembly/transport protein CsgG (involved in the stability of the curlin proteins during assembly; involved in the secretion of the major curlin subunit CsgA across the outer membrane), protein MKSMFTIFLILVLGGCSYSMQIPETSEIPKLMPRGATYTDLISLPRPRGKILVSVYDFRDQTGQYKPQPNSNFSTAVPQGGTSLLTTSLIDSQWFVPLEREGLQNLLTERKIIRAAQKKDKVVNNHGADLTSLSSANIVIEGGIVAYDSNIVTGGAGAKYLGIGGSGQYRTDQVTVNLRAVDVRTGQVLLSVTTTKTISSHEIGVGAFRFVDYKELLEVEMGYSQNEPVNIAVMSAIDAAVIHLIVQGMKRGMWSPGDPNALSNPIIARYSDASTDIL, encoded by the coding sequence ATGAAATCGATGTTCACCATCTTTTTGATACTGGTGTTAGGGGGGTGCAGCTATTCTATGCAGATCCCAGAAACATCTGAGATCCCTAAGCTGATGCCTAGAGGCGCGACTTATACTGATCTCATCTCATTACCAAGACCTCGAGGGAAGATACTTGTTTCGGTTTACGATTTTAGAGATCAAACGGGACAGTATAAACCTCAGCCAAACAGTAATTTTTCAACCGCTGTACCACAAGGGGGCACATCGTTATTGACGACATCGTTGATCGATTCGCAATGGTTTGTGCCTTTAGAGCGTGAAGGCCTACAAAACTTATTGACGGAACGTAAGATCATTCGTGCTGCCCAGAAGAAAGATAAGGTAGTGAACAATCACGGAGCCGACTTAACATCGCTGAGCTCTGCGAATATCGTTATTGAAGGCGGTATTGTTGCTTATGACTCTAATATTGTTACCGGAGGAGCTGGTGCGAAGTATCTTGGCATTGGTGGTTCAGGCCAATATAGGACCGATCAAGTCACCGTTAACTTGAGAGCGGTGGATGTAAGAACTGGGCAAGTGTTGTTAAGCGTGACGACGACAAAAACGATTTCTTCGCATGAAATTGGTGTTGGAGCATTCAGGTTCGTTGACTACAAAGAGCTATTAGAAGTTGAGATGGGTTATAGCCAGAATGAACCGGTTAATATTGCTGTCATGTCGGCGATTGACGCTGCCGTTATCCATTTGATTGTTCAAGGAATGAAGCGTGGAATGTGGTCTCCAGGCGATCCAAATGCCTTGAGTAACCCAATTATCGCGCGCTACTCAGACGCGAGTACAGACATCCTTTAG
- a CDS encoding TraB/GumN family protein, with the protein MRTFLYLTLLTLAFSAKQAVAEPLYWQAKKDDLTLTILGSVHVGDESMDPLPTQITDTLKESDGLIVETDIRKTEGVVYPTTTVTTADVLSEDQQQLLTSISKSLGMSTQQLLSSPPWATSLSIQMQQLKNLGYGSAGGVDATLAYKATIQDVPVLSLEPLQFQIDLIAGQKYSGKEWLVTSIEEFDQTDRVVHCLIESWKAGDVTKLEEFAELSEMPSELEKAFLTDRNVDWANKLSANDWKLDSKGHYVLVVGTLHLIGDGNLLQLLEDKGFSVTQQSQSQQAQCQFEVNEDS; encoded by the coding sequence TTGCGCACATTCTTGTACCTTACGCTACTCACACTTGCCTTTTCAGCAAAGCAAGCTGTCGCCGAACCACTTTATTGGCAGGCAAAAAAGGATGATCTGACGCTCACCATCTTAGGTTCCGTACATGTTGGAGACGAGAGCATGGACCCGCTTCCTACACAAATCACAGACACGTTAAAAGAGAGCGACGGATTAATTGTCGAGACGGATATAAGAAAGACAGAAGGCGTGGTGTACCCTACCACCACGGTCACTACAGCCGATGTATTAAGCGAAGATCAACAACAGTTATTAACAAGCATTTCCAAATCTTTGGGTATGTCGACACAACAACTACTGAGCTCCCCACCTTGGGCAACATCTCTGTCTATACAAATGCAGCAGTTAAAGAACCTTGGTTACGGCTCAGCGGGCGGTGTAGACGCAACACTCGCCTATAAAGCGACGATACAAGACGTTCCAGTTCTCAGCCTAGAGCCACTACAATTTCAAATAGACCTCATTGCAGGGCAAAAATATTCTGGTAAAGAGTGGCTAGTGACAAGCATTGAAGAATTTGACCAAACAGACCGTGTGGTTCATTGCCTAATTGAGAGCTGGAAAGCTGGAGATGTAACCAAACTTGAGGAATTTGCAGAGCTGTCTGAAATGCCATCTGAACTTGAAAAAGCATTTCTTACGGATCGCAACGTTGATTGGGCAAACAAACTATCTGCCAATGACTGGAAACTCGATTCGAAAGGACACTACGTGCTGGTCGTCGGTACTTTACACCTGATTGGAGATGGTAACCTTTTACAGTTGTTAGAAGATAAGGGGTTCAGTGTGACTCAACAATCACAAAGCCAACAAGCTCAGTGTCAGTTCGAGGTTAACGAAGACAGCTAG